One genomic window of Fusobacterium sp. includes the following:
- a CDS encoding glycosyltransferase family 9 protein: protein MKKVLILKVGALGDVVRTTYFLPGIKKIYNENIKIFWITSKSAMEILRNNKHIDELVDINDINKLQEVLENEFDWVISLEDEKEIFEKIKKIKYKKISGVFIKDNKINYTNDLKEWFDMGLISKYGKNIADKLKKSNKLGHSEIFSKALGIEIKEPYFFNNVKIEKIIKEEIEIYKKYKLIGMNLNAGKRWPSKSLDFVKGVKLIEKLLVHLDIYIFILGGEEEKENNKKLLENFKGKERIMMIEPRSLEEFAAIIKNLDLLVSSDTLALHLAIAQKVKNISYYSPTSAAEIDTFGFGEKVISTAKDYCSYNKVTDTSSITAEKIYNKIITIL, encoded by the coding sequence ATGAAGAAAGTTTTAATATTAAAAGTTGGTGCTTTGGGTGATGTAGTAAGAACAACATATTTTTTACCAGGAATAAAAAAAATATATAATGAAAATATAAAAATATTTTGGATAACTTCAAAATCAGCAATGGAAATATTAAGAAATAATAAACATATAGATGAGTTAGTAGATATAAACGATATTAATAAGCTTCAAGAAGTATTGGAAAATGAGTTTGATTGGGTTATTTCGTTGGAAGATGAGAAAGAAATATTTGAAAAAATAAAAAAAATAAAATATAAAAAAATTTCAGGTGTTTTTATAAAAGATAATAAAATAAATTACACAAATGATCTGAAAGAATGGTTTGATATGGGATTAATATCTAAATATGGAAAAAATATAGCAGATAAGTTAAAAAAATCAAATAAATTAGGTCATTCTGAAATTTTTTCAAAAGCTTTAGGAATAGAAATAAAAGAACCATACTTTTTTAATAATGTTAAAATAGAAAAAATTATTAAAGAAGAGATAGAGATATATAAAAAATATAAATTAATAGGGATGAACTTAAATGCTGGAAAAAGATGGCCTTCTAAATCATTGGATTTTGTAAAAGGGGTAAAGTTAATAGAAAAATTACTAGTTCATTTAGATATATATATATTTATTCTTGGAGGAGAAGAGGAGAAAGAAAATAATAAAAAATTACTAGAGAATTTTAAGGGAAAAGAAAGGATTATGATGATTGAACCTAGGTCACTAGAAGAATTTGCAGCTATTATAAAGAATTTGGACTTATTAGTAAGTAGTGATACATTAGCCCTACATTTAGCAATTGCTCAAAAAGTAAAAAATATAAGTTATTATTCACCTACTTCAGCGGCAGAAATAGATACTTTTGGTTTTGGAGAAAAAGTCATTTCTACAGCAAAAGATTATTGCAGTTATAATAAGGTAACAGATACTTCTTCTATAACTGCAGAAAAAATATATAATAAAATTATAACAATTTTATAA